One stretch of Punica granatum isolate Tunisia-2019 chromosome 5, ASM765513v2, whole genome shotgun sequence DNA includes these proteins:
- the LOC116207307 gene encoding ribosome biogenesis protein NSA2 homolog yields the protein MPQGDYIELHRKRHGYRHDHFERKRKKEAREVHKRSAIAQKALGIKGKMFAKKRYAEKALMKKTLAMHEESTSRRKVDDDVQDGAVPAYLLDRENTTRAKVLSNTIKQKRKEKAGKWDVPLPKVRPVAEDEMFKVMRSGKRRTKQWKRMVTKATFVGPAFTRKPPKYERFIRPSGLRFNKAHVTHPELKATFNLEIIGVKKNPNGPMYTSLGVMTKGTIIEVNVSELGLVTPAGKVVWGKYAQVTNNPENDGCVNAVLLV from the exons ATG CCGCAGGGAGATTACATAGAGCTTCACAGGAAGCGACATGGCTACCGCCATGATCACTTCGAGCGTAAGCGTAAGAAGGAGGCGCGAGAAGTCCACAAGCGCTCCGCCATTGCCCAAAAG GCATTGGGTATTAAGGGCAAGATGTTTGCCAAGAAGAGATATGCTGAGAAGGCTCTCATGAAGAAGAC ATTGGCTATGCATGAGGAGTCAACAAGTAGGCGGAAAGTGGACGATGATGTCCAAGATGGAGCTGTTCCAGCATATCTGCTTGATCGTGAGAACACTACACGAGCGAAG GTACTTAGCAACACTATCAAGCagaagaggaaagagaaagCTGGGAAATGGGACGTCCCTCTACCCAAA GTAAGACCTGTTGCAGAGGATGAGATGTTTAAAGTGATGAGATCCGGTAAACGCAGAA CCaagcaatggaagaggatggtGACGAAGGCCACATTCGTGGGTCCCGCTTTTACCCGGAAACCTCCCAAGTATGAGCGATTCATTCGTCCTTCAGGTCTAAGGTTCAATAAGGCACATGTCACGCACCCCGAACTCAAGGCCACGTTCAATCTTGAGATCATTGGTGTGAAGAAAAACCCCAATGGCCCTATGTATACCTCTCTTGGTGTGATGACCAAGGGAACTATCATCGAG GTTAATGTGAGTGAGCTGGGTCTGGTCACACCAGCTGGGAAAGTCGTGTGGG GCAAATACGCCCAGGTGACTAACAATCCCGAGAATGATGGCTGTGTCAATGCAGTTCTGCTGGTCTAA